A genomic window from Phycisphaerales bacterium includes:
- a CDS encoding helix-turn-helix domain-containing protein codes for MFIMTTPYQAATHHQQPPTATSLLLKPRDAAIALQLSARKLFDLTKSGEIVAVRIGRAVRYDPLDLAAYIAAHKGHRP; via the coding sequence ATGTTCATCATGACCACGCCGTACCAAGCCGCCACACACCATCAGCAGCCGCCAACCGCAACCAGTCTCCTGCTCAAGCCACGCGATGCAGCGATCGCTCTGCAGTTGAGCGCACGCAAACTTTTTGACCTCACCAAGAGCGGTGAGATCGTGGCGGTCCGCATCGGGCGGGCTGTGCGGTACGACCCGCTCGATCTCGCCGCCTACATCGCCGCACACAAGGGGCATCGGCCATGA
- a CDS encoding DNA methyltransferase → MTPANFVSKWSRVNLPERAASQEHFIDLCRLLGQPTPAEHDATGAEYAFEKGVEVAGGASKGAKGDRGFADVWWKGKFGWEYKRKDKYKTLDDAYRQLLQYREALESPPLLIVSDIARTEIHTNFTATRKEVHTVALADMDRPEALALLRRAFTDPESFRPKVTAQKVTEEVAKHLGTLAQALRDRGHDPHTTAHFLMKCMFCLFAEDVRLLPKDLFKTLLQKCHHHPKQLTPRLTELFGKMRTGGAFGTEDIAWFNGGLFDEEPALELTETEIGLLLVAAGQEWGSVEPAIFGTLFERSLDPAKRSQIGAHYTSREDILLVVEPVIMEPLRREWDAVRTECEELAAQRVEAARREQKKAQKKGDVKSSTLTGRIEKRLRAFVDRLSGVRVLDPACGSGNFLYVAIQRLLDLDKEVITFASRSDIAVPLFPGVRPTQLYGIEINPYAAELAQVVIWIGYLQWMRDNGFKAPSDPVLASLKTIENRDAILKVGKNGEPLPHPAEWPEADFIIGNPPFLGSKVFRQNGLEEPYIQAMFAAYDLPKTSDLCCYWFELARRSMSGYTRLRAGLLATQGIRGGDNRTVLERIKNEGDIFLAWSDRNWTLDGATVHVSIVGFEAGVSKLHVLDGSEVAHINADLTSGSNLVGAELIKENRSTSFIGGMKKGAFDLTLEGARGLLAEQGNPSAVTNDEVVRPWVNGLDITRRYRGAWIIDFGTRDQAAAARFAAPFEYTREHVKPERDKVRAGFERERWWQLARPVPELRSRQDSLTRCIVTARVAKHRLFMFLDPKTVIDGQLVVFARSDDYFLGVLHSSVHELWARRMGTQLREAESGFRYTPTSCFETFPLPWPPGKEPVNDPCYKVIAAAAKELDVQRERWLNPPEWIAPIAARIDAADQFLDVPEAARPLIRHSAIMAVAAQDPKLKKRTLTNLYNERPTWLRLAHEQLDRAVLAAYAAVDPQGGWHEDWAEVWVETGAGQPLPEGHALAAKRAEVEERVLGNLLRMNGERASRATPQRTSFSQEA, encoded by the coding sequence ATGACCCCAGCAAACTTCGTTTCCAAGTGGTCCCGCGTCAACCTGCCCGAGCGGGCGGCAAGCCAGGAGCACTTCATCGACCTGTGCCGCCTTCTGGGGCAGCCCACGCCGGCGGAGCACGATGCCACCGGGGCGGAGTACGCCTTCGAGAAGGGGGTGGAGGTTGCCGGAGGGGCCAGCAAGGGGGCCAAGGGCGACCGCGGCTTCGCGGACGTGTGGTGGAAGGGAAAGTTCGGCTGGGAGTACAAGCGGAAAGACAAGTACAAGACCCTCGATGACGCTTACCGACAGCTTCTCCAGTACCGCGAGGCCCTGGAAAGCCCGCCGCTGCTGATCGTCAGCGACATCGCCCGCACCGAGATCCACACTAACTTCACGGCCACCAGGAAGGAAGTCCACACCGTCGCCCTGGCGGACATGGACAGGCCCGAGGCCCTCGCCCTCCTCCGCCGCGCCTTCACCGACCCCGAGAGCTTCCGCCCCAAGGTCACGGCCCAGAAGGTCACCGAGGAGGTCGCCAAGCACTTGGGCACGCTCGCCCAGGCTCTCCGCGACCGCGGCCACGACCCGCACACCACTGCGCACTTCCTGATGAAGTGCATGTTCTGCCTCTTCGCCGAGGACGTGCGGCTGCTGCCCAAGGACCTGTTCAAGACCCTCCTTCAAAAGTGCCACCACCACCCTAAGCAGCTCACGCCGCGCCTCACCGAGCTGTTCGGCAAGATGCGGACGGGCGGCGCTTTCGGCACCGAGGACATCGCCTGGTTCAACGGCGGGCTGTTCGACGAGGAGCCCGCCCTCGAGCTCACAGAGACCGAGATCGGGCTGCTGCTGGTGGCCGCGGGGCAAGAATGGGGCAGCGTCGAGCCGGCCATCTTCGGCACGCTCTTCGAACGCTCACTGGACCCCGCCAAGCGCTCACAGATCGGCGCTCACTACACCAGCCGCGAGGACATCCTCCTGGTGGTCGAGCCGGTCATCATGGAGCCGCTGCGGCGGGAGTGGGACGCCGTCCGCACCGAGTGCGAGGAGTTGGCCGCGCAGCGCGTCGAGGCCGCCCGCCGCGAGCAGAAGAAGGCCCAGAAGAAGGGCGACGTGAAGTCGTCCACCCTCACTGGCCGCATAGAGAAGAGGCTGCGGGCGTTTGTGGACCGACTCTCGGGCGTCCGTGTGCTCGACCCCGCGTGCGGATCGGGCAACTTCCTGTACGTTGCCATCCAGCGGCTGCTCGACCTGGACAAGGAGGTTATCACCTTCGCGTCCCGGTCCGACATCGCCGTGCCCCTCTTCCCGGGCGTCCGCCCGACGCAGCTCTACGGCATCGAGATCAATCCCTACGCCGCGGAGCTGGCGCAGGTCGTCATCTGGATTGGCTACCTCCAGTGGATGCGCGATAACGGGTTCAAGGCCCCCAGCGACCCCGTGCTCGCCTCGCTCAAAACCATCGAGAACCGCGACGCCATCCTCAAGGTCGGCAAGAACGGTGAGCCGCTACCCCACCCCGCGGAGTGGCCGGAGGCCGACTTCATCATCGGGAACCCGCCGTTCCTGGGCTCCAAGGTGTTCCGGCAGAACGGCCTCGAGGAGCCGTACATCCAAGCGATGTTCGCGGCCTACGACCTGCCCAAGACCAGCGACCTGTGCTGCTACTGGTTCGAGCTCGCCCGACGATCAATGAGCGGGTACACCAGATTGCGGGCGGGCCTGCTCGCCACTCAGGGAATCCGCGGAGGGGATAACCGCACGGTCCTGGAGCGGATCAAGAACGAGGGCGACATCTTTCTCGCCTGGTCGGACCGGAACTGGACCCTTGATGGCGCGACTGTGCATGTCTCAATCGTCGGATTCGAAGCGGGCGTGTCGAAACTGCACGTTCTCGACGGTTCCGAGGTGGCGCACATCAACGCTGACCTGACGAGCGGGTCCAACTTGGTTGGAGCCGAGCTCATCAAGGAGAACCGCTCCACATCCTTCATCGGCGGCATGAAAAAGGGTGCTTTCGACCTAACACTGGAGGGTGCTCGCGGATTACTCGCGGAGCAAGGCAATCCCTCTGCTGTGACCAACGACGAGGTCGTGCGGCCGTGGGTAAACGGGCTGGACATCACCCGCCGTTACCGGGGGGCGTGGATCATCGACTTCGGAACCCGCGATCAGGCCGCGGCGGCCCGCTTCGCCGCCCCGTTCGAATACACCCGTGAGCATGTGAAGCCTGAACGTGACAAAGTGAGAGCGGGCTTCGAACGTGAGCGGTGGTGGCAGCTCGCGCGGCCAGTCCCCGAACTGCGATCTAGGCAGGATTCACTAACCCGGTGCATCGTGACGGCACGCGTCGCCAAGCACCGATTGTTCATGTTCCTCGATCCGAAGACTGTGATCGACGGCCAGCTTGTGGTGTTCGCGAGGTCCGACGACTACTTCCTTGGTGTCCTCCACTCGTCGGTCCACGAGCTCTGGGCCCGCCGAATGGGCACGCAGCTGCGTGAGGCCGAGTCCGGCTTCCGCTATACGCCCACCAGCTGCTTCGAGACCTTCCCCCTCCCCTGGCCACCCGGCAAGGAGCCGGTGAACGACCCGTGCTACAAGGTCATAGCGGCAGCGGCGAAGGAGCTCGACGTGCAGCGGGAGCGATGGCTGAACCCGCCGGAGTGGATCGCGCCCATCGCGGCCCGCATCGACGCGGCGGACCAGTTCCTCGACGTGCCCGAGGCAGCACGCCCGCTGATCCGCCACTCAGCCATCATGGCAGTGGCCGCGCAGGACCCCAAGCTCAAGAAGCGGACGCTGACGAACCTGTACAACGAGCGCCCTACGTGGCTGCGGCTCGCCCACGAGCAGCTCGATCGCGCCGTCCTCGCCGCGTACGCCGCCGTGGACCCGCAGGGTGGCTGGCATGAGGACTGGGCCGAGGTGTGGGTGGAGACCGGCGCTGGCCAGCCCCTGCCCGAGGGGCATGCGCTGGCGGCGAAGCGCGCGGAGGTGGAGGAGCGGGTGCTGGGGAACCTGCTGAGGATGAATGGGGAGCGAGCATCGCGTGCCACTCCCCAGAGAACCTCCTTCTCTCAGGAAGCCTGA
- a CDS encoding S1/P1 nuclease, which produces MNAFTVSTITALIAFAPAALAWNDYGHNLAASIAYRELKPEVKARVDATLKEHVQYSLLSTGCPKGFDQGEWVFMRAATWPDMVRSDKNPHHRTDHRPKWHYINFPINLDGKKGPEPKVEWKKGAEPENAVQALAKVEAGLKDENQKAPEKAKDLSWFLHLASDLHQPLHGSNLYSNQYPSGDQGGNAFWVRTDAGMPVKLHALWDQCLGTSKNMKDIADRGAGLVVRKDLTRTALAPKLKETEYRTWAVEGRDLAKSVAYQDGKVKGALGTDENKPKDAPLLPAGYFRTAEKLAEQQIVLAGYRIADKLNTFTAGAE; this is translated from the coding sequence ATGAACGCGTTCACGGTCAGCACGATCACTGCGCTCATTGCGTTCGCCCCCGCAGCCCTCGCCTGGAACGACTACGGCCACAACCTGGCGGCCTCAATCGCCTACCGGGAACTCAAGCCCGAGGTGAAGGCTAGGGTGGACGCCACCCTCAAGGAGCACGTCCAGTACTCGCTCCTCTCGACAGGGTGCCCGAAGGGCTTCGACCAAGGCGAGTGGGTGTTCATGCGGGCGGCAACATGGCCGGACATGGTTCGGTCAGACAAGAACCCCCACCACAGGACTGACCACCGCCCGAAGTGGCACTACATCAACTTCCCGATCAACCTCGACGGGAAGAAGGGGCCGGAACCCAAGGTAGAGTGGAAGAAGGGGGCGGAGCCAGAGAACGCGGTTCAGGCGCTCGCCAAGGTGGAGGCGGGGCTCAAGGACGAGAACCAGAAAGCGCCCGAGAAGGCGAAGGACCTCTCCTGGTTCCTGCACCTCGCCAGCGACCTGCACCAGCCGCTGCACGGGTCCAACCTCTATTCAAACCAGTACCCATCAGGGGACCAGGGCGGGAATGCCTTTTGGGTGCGCACGGACGCGGGCATGCCGGTGAAGCTGCACGCCCTCTGGGACCAGTGCCTTGGAACGAGCAAGAACATGAAGGACATCGCTGACCGGGGCGCTGGCCTGGTGGTCCGGAAGGACCTTACACGCACGGCGCTCGCCCCCAAGCTAAAGGAGACGGAGTACAGGACGTGGGCAGTCGAGGGCCGTGATCTCGCGAAGTCGGTCGCGTACCAGGACGGAAAGGTAAAGGGGGCGCTAGGCACGGACGAGAACAAGCCGAAGGACGCGCCGCTGCTGCCAGCGGGGTACTTCAGGACGGCGGAGAAGCTGGCAGAACAGCAGATCGTGCTGGCTGGGTATCGGATCGCTGACAAACTCAACACATTCACCGCAGGTGCCGAGTGA